Below is a genomic region from Deinococcus ruber.
GCTCTACCCCTCCCTAATCCGGAACCTGCTGGTGCATCTCGCCACCTCCGGCTTGGTGGCGGCCCGCTGGACGGAGCAGATTCATGATGAATGGATCCGCAATCTGTCGCAGGATCGCCCCGAACTACCCCCTGAGCGGCTGGCCCGAACCCGGCGGCTGATGGACGCGGCGGTTCCCGATGCTCTGGTTGAGGACGATCAGGCGTTGATCGAATCGCTGAGTTCGCCTGACCTGGATGATCGCCATGTGCTGGCGGCCGCTATCACCGCACAGGCAGACATCCTGATCACCTGGAACGTCCGGCACTTTCCGCAGGAGGCGGTCTCGGCCTGGGGGATCGAGATGCTCACCCCGGATGACCTGGTCTGTCGACTCTTTGCTCTCGCGCCTCAGGACACGCGACAGTCGGTAGAGGCGCTGAGAGTGAGCTTGAAGAGTCCGCCATACAGCTGGCCCGGGCTCCTCGAACGGTTCGAGCAGGTCGGACTGCTCCGAACTGCATCAGCGCTTGCATAGTTGTGTAACTGAATCTTTGGGTTCTGTCAGGTTACTTCTGCGTCTGGCAGACGAACAGCAGGGGTGACCTGAAGTTCAGGTCACCCCTGCACCGAC
It encodes:
- a CDS encoding PIN domain-containing protein; the protein is MTLITALYDASVLYPSLIRNLLVHLATSGLVAARWTEQIHDEWIRNLSQDRPELPPERLARTRRLMDAAVPDALVEDDQALIESLSSPDLDDRHVLAAAITAQADILITWNVRHFPQEAVSAWGIEMLTPDDLVCRLFALAPQDTRQSVEALRVSLKSPPYSWPGLLERFEQVGLLRTASALA